The Vicinamibacterales bacterium sequence TGCGCGTAGTTGCGGTTGGGCGTGTTGAAGATGCGCTGGAACACCGGCCCGGTGATCGTCGACGACACCGTGAAGTAATGGCGCTCGATCGGATCGGGCACACGCACGTTGTCGGGGGGGGCCGTCTGGCTGTCGCTCCACCACGTTTCGCGGAACCCGGCGCTGGTGTTGAACGTCAGGAACGCCCACCTGGTGAAAGGGAAGCGCACGGTCGGAAACAGGTCGACGCGGGTCAGGCCGCGGTCGGCGACCGCGCCGTTGTAGCGGTCGGTGCGGATGAGCGTCACGTATTCGCTGGTCGCGCCGAAGTAGATCGGCAGGTCGCCGATCTTCTGCTCGCCGTGGCTGTAGGTGATGCGCGGCAGCGAGCCGGTCACGTTCGAGTTGTCGGTGCCGTCTCCCGAGAAGATCTCGTTGCGCTCGACGGTGCCGCTGATCGTGTTGGCGCCCCAGTTGCCGACCGCGTTGACCCCGAAGCTGCGCGTCCGCTGGGTCGCCGCGTAGAGGTTCTGGTTGTTCCGCTGCTGGGCCTGCAGGCTCGAGAAATAGTCTGCGCTGCCGGTCAGCCGCAGGTGCGTACCGATCGCCTGCTGCATGCGGCCGTTGATCTGGTAGCTGTCGATCCCGGTCTGCGTTTTGGTGGTGCCGTCCGGCTGCTCGTACTCGGCGTCGTGCTCGCGCATCACGTAGGTCTGCACGTTCCCCGAGGAGGTCGGCGACTGCACGTAGCGGTACTCGGCGCCGTAACCGTAGCCGGTCTTGGAGAAGTAGTCGCCGTAGAACGTCGCGTCGTGGCTGCGGTCGATCGCCCAGAAGAAGGCGTTCTTCAGCATCTGCCCCTTCAACGTCGACGCGCCGTAGATCGGGATCAGGAACCCGGTCTCCCGATCCTCCTTGTTGATCGGGTAGTACATCGCCGGCAGGTAGAACACCGGGACGTCCTTCACCTTGAGGATCACGTTGGTCATCACCGCGCGCTTCTCGAGCGTCAGGGTCGCCGAGCCGGCCACGAATTCCCAGCGCGGCGTCGGCTGCGTGCAGGTGGTGAACCCGCCGCGCGTGATGCGATAGGTCCGCGGCCCGAGCTTCTCCAGCACGTCGCCCCAGAAATAGGCGTCGGGCTCCTGCGTGCCGAACATGCTGCGCTCGATCCCGCGGTTCTCGATGTTCGACGTACCGGTCGCATTGTAGAAGGTCCCGGTCTTGGTCCGGGTGTTGAACTCCATCCGCTCAGCGGAGATCCGGTTGCCCGGCGAGACGAAGACGACGTTGCCGGAGGCGCGCATGCGATCGACGTCGCTGAACAGCTCCGCCTGATCGGCGAACAGCTGCACGTCGTTGCAGTCGATCTGCACGTCCTTGATCAGGATGGTGTGCGTTTCGTTGACGTTATTGAGCTGCGCACTGATGACCTGCCACTTGACGCCGCAGCCGCCCATCTGCGCCGCGCCCTGTGCGCGGACCGGCAGGACGGCGGTCGCCAGGGCGGCCAGGCACAACAGGATGGTCCGAGGCATCGAACGGTGAGAACGAGCGAAGAATATCACGGCGCCAGCTGTCCCCGGATCGCGCCGATCAGGAAGATCGATCCAGCCACCACGACGGGATCCGCGGCGTCGAGGGCGCGCGCCAGCGCCGCCATCGGATCGTCGACCGCCTCGGCGTCGAGGCCGGCGCGGCGTGCGGCCGCGACGAGCACGTCGGCGCGCGCGGCGCGCGGCGTCGGCGCGGTCGTGCCGATCAGCCGTCGCACCCGCGGCGCGAGCGCGCCGAGCATCGCGTCGATCGCCTTGTCCTGCATCGCTCCGAACACCAAGGTCACACCCTCCGGCGCGACCGTCGCCAGATAGGACGCCAGCGCCGCCGCGCCGGCCGGATTGTGGGCCGCGTCGAGCAGGATCGCCCGTCCGCGCCAGGCGAGCGCTTCCAGACGCCCCGGCCACGACGCCGTCGTCAGGCCGGCCCGCCGCGCCGCGGCGCCGACACGGATCGGGTGGCGCGCGTCGGCGTCGACGACCTCGAGAAGCCGCAGTGCCACCGCGGCGTTGGCGCGCTGGTGCGCCCCGGCAAGCGCCAGCGGCAGGGAGGCCACCTCAGCGGCGAGCGCCAGATCGTCGCCGGCGCACGTCAAGGGCGCGCCGCGCTCGACGGCGGTGCGCGCGATCACCGCCATGGCCTCGGCAGGGAGCGCTCCGGCCACGATCGGGACGCCCGCCTTGATGATGCCGGCCTTTTCGAAGGCGATCGCCGCCAGCGTCTCGCCAAGCTGCGCCTGATGATCGAAGTCGATCGACACGATCGCCGTGGCCATCGGCGACAGGACGTTGGTCGCGTCGAGCCGTCCGCCGAGTCCCGCCTCGATGACCGCGGCGTCGACGCGCGCCTCGCGGAAGAGGTCGAACGCCACCGCCGTCGTGCACTCGAAGAACGTCGGCCACGTTTCGAGCCCACCCGACGCGACCAGTCGTTCGACTACGGTGCGGACCCGCGCCGCGGCGCGCTCCAGTACCTCGGGCGTCACCTCCCTGCCATCGATGACGAAGCGCTCTTCGAGCCGGGTCAGGTGGGGCGAGGTGTAGCGGCCAGTCCGCCATCCGGCGGCGCCGAGCGCGGTATCGACCATCGCCGCCACCGATCCCTTGCCGTTGGTGCCGGCGACGTGGATGGAGGGAAACGCCCGCTCGGGGTGGCCGAGCGTCTCGCACAGCGTGGCCATGTTGGCCAGGCCGAACTTCATTCCGAAGCGCTCGAGGCTGAACAGAAATCCGGTGGCGGGCCCGCTCACGGCTCGCTGACGGCCGGCACAGGTCCGGCCTGGCGCGCGCGGAGCGCGAAGCGGAGCACCCGCGCGATCGCCGCCTTCAGCTCGCGCCGGTCGACCACCATGTCGAGCATCCCGTGCTCGAGCAGGAATTCGCTGCGCTGGAAGCCCTCGGGCAGCTTCTGGCGGATCGTCTGCTCGATGACGCGAGGGCCGGCGAAGCCGATGAGCGCCTTGGGTTCGGCGATGTTGACGTCGCCGAGCATCGCAAAGCTGGCGGTGACGCCGCCGGTCGTCGGATCGGTCAGTACCGAGATATACGGCAGGCGCGCGCGATCGAGGCGCGCCAGGGCGCCGCTGATCTTCGCCATCTGCATCAGCGACAGCGCGCCTTCCATCATCCGCGCGCCGCCCGACGAGGCGACGATCACGACCGGCAGCTCGCGCGCGATCGCGCGCTCGATGGAGCGGGTGATCTTCTCGCCGACCACCACCCCCATGCTCCCGCCGATGAACGTGTATTCCATCGCCGCCACCGACGTCTCGATGCCGTCGATCCGTCCGGTGGCGCAGATCACCGCGTCGCGCATGCCGGTGGCGGCGATGGTGGCGGCGAGCCGCGTCCGGTATGGCTTGGTGTCGACGAATCCGAGCGGATCGGTCGAGCGAAGATCGCGGTCGTACTCGACGAAATCGCCGTCCAGCAGCAGCCGCAGCCGGTCGATCGCGCCGAGACGGAAATGATGCGCACACTTCGGGCAGACGTGAAAGGTCGAGGCGAGGTCCTTGTTATAGATGATTTCGCCGCACGAGGGGCACTTGACCCACAGGCCCTCGGGAACCCGGCTCTCCTTCCCGGCCTGCGGCTCGATGGGCTTGCGGACCTTCTTGAACCACACCATCGTGTTGAGCTTATCAGAGGGACGACGGGGGACAGGGGACGGGGCGGGCGGAACGGAGGAGGCTACTTCGTCCGGGGTACGTAGTAGCGCGTCCCGCGGCCCATCCCGTTGAGCTG is a genomic window containing:
- a CDS encoding putative LPS assembly protein LptD, coding for MPRTILLCLAALATAVLPVRAQGAAQMGGCGVKWQVISAQLNNVNETHTILIKDVQIDCNDVQLFADQAELFSDVDRMRASGNVVFVSPGNRISAERMEFNTRTKTGTFYNATGTSNIENRGIERSMFGTQEPDAYFWGDVLEKLGPRTYRITRGGFTTCTQPTPRWEFVAGSATLTLEKRAVMTNVILKVKDVPVFYLPAMYYPINKEDRETGFLIPIYGASTLKGQMLKNAFFWAIDRSHDATFYGDYFSKTGYGYGAEYRYVQSPTSSGNVQTYVMREHDAEYEQPDGTTKTQTGIDSYQINGRMQQAIGTHLRLTGSADYFSSLQAQQRNNQNLYAATQRTRSFGVNAVGNWGANTISGTVERNEIFSGDGTDNSNVTGSLPRITYSHGEQKIGDLPIYFGATSEYVTLIRTDRYNGAVADRGLTRVDLFPTVRFPFTRWAFLTFNTSAGFRETWWSDSQTAPPDNVRVPDPIERHYFTVSSTITGPVFQRIFNTPNRNYAQKWKHVLEPVFRVTRVSAIPVYNQIIQLEGTDYVVGSVTSFQYGLNNRLYAKKQSAREVLNVAITQSYYTDANAAAVDREYQSSSYTTTLKPSHLSPIAFQTHFSPSPVTDATFRTEYDTQFHALRTLAANGGLNEGWVSTQVGWSQTRYIPGYNTIDSASHFLNDAISVRRPGGVFGGTYVFNYDLKNDAFVNQRLIATYNSQCCGIAVEYQKFNYGAAVSTVGVAQDRRFNISFTLAGIGTFSDILGAFGGQQGMR
- a CDS encoding folylpolyglutamate synthase/dihydrofolate synthase family protein — its product is MSGPATGFLFSLERFGMKFGLANMATLCETLGHPERAFPSIHVAGTNGKGSVAAMVDTALGAAGWRTGRYTSPHLTRLEERFVIDGREVTPEVLERAAARVRTVVERLVASGGLETWPTFFECTTAVAFDLFREARVDAAVIEAGLGGRLDATNVLSPMATAIVSIDFDHQAQLGETLAAIAFEKAGIIKAGVPIVAGALPAEAMAVIARTAVERGAPLTCAGDDLALAAEVASLPLALAGAHQRANAAVALRLLEVVDADARHPIRVGAAARRAGLTTASWPGRLEALAWRGRAILLDAAHNPAGAAALASYLATVAPEGVTLVFGAMQDKAIDAMLGALAPRVRRLIGTTAPTPRAARADVLVAAARRAGLDAEAVDDPMAALARALDAADPVVVAGSIFLIGAIRGQLAP
- the accD gene encoding acetyl-CoA carboxylase, carboxyltransferase subunit beta, which codes for MVWFKKVRKPIEPQAGKESRVPEGLWVKCPSCGEIIYNKDLASTFHVCPKCAHHFRLGAIDRLRLLLDGDFVEYDRDLRSTDPLGFVDTKPYRTRLAATIAATGMRDAVICATGRIDGIETSVAAMEYTFIGGSMGVVVGEKITRSIERAIARELPVVIVASSGGARMMEGALSLMQMAKISGALARLDRARLPYISVLTDPTTGGVTASFAMLGDVNIAEPKALIGFAGPRVIEQTIRQKLPEGFQRSEFLLEHGMLDMVVDRRELKAAIARVLRFALRARQAGPVPAVSEP